The DNA sequence TGTCTGCCCCGTCTGCAAACGCCCAGACACCAAGATCGTCAAGGAGAAACGCCTTGCCTTTCTAGTCTGCAACGCCTGCGGCGCAAAATCCGCCATTAAACAGTTGTGAGCGAACCAACGATGGATGTGTACCTAAACGTCCGCAAGGTAGGCGAGAACGTGGTTTTAGCGGTTTGCGACTGTGACCTTCTGGGGCGGACGCTTCGGGAGGGCAAAATCGTTTTCCACATAAAAGAGGAATTCTACAAGGGACGCCAAGCAGACCTCGACGAGGCAGTGGGTTTGATAAGCAACTCCACCATCGTTAACCTCGTCGGCAAAGCCTGCGTGGAGGGCGCCATCGCCAAGGGCTATGTGCATCCTGACGCTGTGCTGGAAATCGAAGGCGTACCCCATGCGCAGATTGTTAAGCTTTAGCCAGCGCTTCAGGCTGGTTTATAATTAAGGCTTCGCTGAGGTTTAACTGGGGGTCTATTTTTTCAGAGATGTTTCCGCCTTTGAGGAGTATTTCTTTTGATTCAGCGCCATGGTTGAAGAGCAAATCAACGATGGACATGTTGGGCTGGAAGCCCTCATAGCGTTGCCTATACGTAGGATGCTCATAGCTGTGCCATTGAAGGGTAATTTTCGACGCCTCAAACTGTGCTTGGTCAACGTAGTTTCTTCCTCCTGACCCACAGAGGTAGGTGTCGGCGCCAAGAAAGCGGCACATCGAGACGAGTTTTTCGTTTTTTTCTTTGCCGCAATAGGGAAACTCTGAACTTCGCATCATCTTCGCTTTAATATCCAATAGTTCGGCAACAGCTTTTATAAGATGCAAATTTAGGCCGATTAGGAGTTCATGGTTAAAGGTTATGGCTTCTTTTATGATCGGGAAGTAATCTTTGAAGTAGGGTGTTTTCTTGTAGTTGTCGGTGAGTAATGCAAGCTGCCTGGTTTTCCATTGTTCACCCGCGATTTTGGTGTCTTTGATGGTTTGGGGGTGATTGTGGATGATGGGGACGGTGAGCCAATTCCATCCCCCTGTGGTTCGGATGCGGTTACGGTTGTGAAATCCTCCATGCTGGTATTGGGCGTCGTCGTAGATAACGTAGGTGTCGCATCGTGCAAGCTTATCAAAGAAGCCAAGCCACGGGATATACTCGGGTTGGTGAACGAAAACTATCATGCATACTCCTCAAAGCGAGAAGCTGCCTGTTCTTGCCGTTGCCTCAGCTTTTTATGCAAAGAATAGACTGGGATAGCGTGTTTCCAAGTAGGCTCGGCTACCTGAAAACATAAACTTTCAAAACAGTGCAGCCTCTAAAACAAAGAGGACATTTCACAATAATAAGCACTAGTTGCATAGAGGTGTAACTACAACACCTCCCTGCTTTAGGATGAAAGCGGCTTTTGAATGAAACTTTTCTGATGAATTCGGCGGTTTCAAGGGCCATTTGCATGTGCGGTAGTCGGCTAGTCTTATTTGCTCCATTCGCTGTTCGAGGTTTTTGGCTTTTTCTTTTGTTGTGCTGTATCGGGTTACTGAGACAAGAGAACCATAATTTAAATCGCGGCCAAAGCATGATCAAGCCGCATAGCTTATAGGGCAATTGGGTTAGCTTGAACGTGAAAACAGCGTTTTCTTCCTTTAGCCATAGGCGAATGCTGATTGTAGTTACAGACCTGTAGACACTACCCTTTATTACTTACCGCTAATACCAATTAGCAAGACTTCCCAGTGACCAAAAAAATCACCCATAAACTAACCATCCTTGCATCAATACTACTTCTGGCAACGATCCTCTCCAGCGTCGCCGCCAACAATCTGGATGCCCAACCAAACCCCCCGCATAACACCGGGGCCCAGCAAAGTCTGGGTTCATTAAATATTACTCAGCGTGAAATGACCGCGGAGGAGTTGGCGCAGTACCAGAGTAGCGTAGGAGAATACAATTCAACCGATAACTACAACCAGCCGGTTAATGGGTACGGTACAGGTCTGGCT is a window from the Candidatus Bathyarchaeota archaeon genome containing:
- a CDS encoding DUF424 family protein yields the protein MSEPTMDVYLNVRKVGENVVLAVCDCDLLGRTLREGKIVFHIKEEFYKGRQADLDEAVGLISNSTIVNLVGKACVEGAIAKGYVHPDAVLEIEGVPHAQIVKL
- a CDS encoding WbqC family protein, producing the protein MIVFVHQPEYIPWLGFFDKLARCDTYVIYDDAQYQHGGFHNRNRIRTTGGWNWLTVPIIHNHPQTIKDTKIAGEQWKTRQLALLTDNYKKTPYFKDYFPIIKEAITFNHELLIGLNLHLIKAVAELLDIKAKMMRSSEFPYCGKEKNEKLVSMCRFLGADTYLCGSGGRNYVDQAQFEASKITLQWHSYEHPTYRQRYEGFQPNMSIVDLLFNHGAESKEILLKGGNISEKIDPQLNLSEALIINQPEALAKA